Proteins from a single region of Acidobacteriota bacterium:
- the dnaG gene encoding DNA primase has protein sequence MALGNIDLTPQLVQAVRDAIDIVDIASEHTRLTPKGQRHEGLCPLHKEKTPSFSVDPDQGLYYCFGCGAGGDAIKLHMQLSGDDFPAAIETLALRYGIPLTARRDKRRRSDEPNIEGALAAAAEFFRERLERERLPREYLERRRIPAQLAERFALGYAPDGWQNLCDALRGKVPTKDLIAAGLAGKSPKSGNLYDRVRHRLVFPIHNTSGRLVGFGGRTLGDDKAKYINTRETDRFHKGTLLYGLFQARKAAREGGRILLVEGYFDVIAAAAAGFDAAVASMGTSLTDSQARLLNRFAEEVVVGYDGDRAGEEAFRRALPTLLGEGLAIYRADFGEGHDPDSLRLEAGEAAVARAIDHAPDGLLLEFERLTPEASLRDPQGQARAGREILRLLEAIPDSVLRYSYARRASHRLDVPVDVLLRRAQAPPRQESSEPTTESAPRTPGKAAEEAALRQLLVEGAEAPALATLPPVEVFLDGECRNIFGAYRTLYGEQGQAPSAKEVLATFVQGASEVDRVASILLQTSFGPEGLVQADSLALLMKRWRQQRLKQLIREIQDAQKAGDAERQQRLLQEKSELTRLLHGGSP, from the coding sequence ATGGCCCTCGGCAACATCGATCTCACGCCCCAGCTCGTCCAGGCGGTGCGCGATGCCATCGACATCGTCGACATCGCTTCGGAGCACACCCGGCTGACGCCCAAGGGACAGCGCCACGAGGGGCTCTGCCCGCTGCACAAGGAGAAGACGCCGTCCTTCAGCGTCGATCCGGACCAGGGCCTCTACTACTGCTTCGGATGCGGCGCCGGCGGCGACGCCATCAAGCTCCACATGCAGCTCTCCGGGGACGACTTTCCGGCCGCCATCGAGACCCTGGCCCTGCGCTACGGCATTCCGCTCACCGCCCGCCGCGACAAGCGCCGGCGCAGCGACGAGCCCAACATCGAGGGCGCCCTGGCGGCGGCCGCCGAGTTCTTTCGCGAGCGCCTGGAGCGCGAACGTCTGCCGCGCGAGTACCTCGAGCGCCGACGCATTCCAGCGCAGCTCGCCGAGCGCTTCGCCCTCGGCTACGCCCCCGACGGCTGGCAGAACCTGTGCGACGCCCTGCGCGGCAAGGTCCCGACCAAGGATTTGATCGCCGCCGGCCTGGCCGGCAAATCCCCCAAGAGCGGCAACCTCTACGATCGTGTCCGCCACCGCCTGGTGTTCCCGATCCACAACACCTCGGGACGCCTGGTGGGCTTCGGCGGTCGCACCCTCGGCGACGACAAGGCGAAGTACATCAACACCCGCGAGACGGACCGCTTCCACAAGGGCACCCTGCTCTACGGCCTGTTCCAGGCGCGCAAGGCGGCCCGCGAAGGCGGTCGCATCCTGCTGGTCGAGGGCTATTTCGACGTCATCGCAGCGGCTGCCGCCGGCTTCGACGCGGCGGTCGCCAGCATGGGCACTTCGCTGACCGACAGCCAGGCCCGGCTGCTCAACCGCTTCGCCGAGGAAGTGGTGGTGGGCTACGACGGCGATCGCGCCGGCGAAGAGGCCTTCCGGCGCGCTCTCCCGACCCTGCTCGGGGAAGGGCTGGCGATCTACCGCGCCGACTTCGGCGAGGGCCACGATCCGGACTCGCTGCGCCTCGAGGCCGGCGAGGCGGCGGTGGCCCGAGCCATCGACCACGCCCCCGACGGCCTGCTCCTCGAGTTCGAGCGCCTGACTCCGGAGGCCAGCCTGCGCGACCCTCAGGGTCAGGCCCGCGCCGGCCGCGAGATCCTCCGCCTGCTCGAGGCCATTCCCGACTCGGTGCTGCGCTACAGCTATGCGCGCCGCGCCAGTCACCGCCTCGACGTACCGGTCGACGTCCTGCTGCGGCGGGCCCAGGCGCCGCCCCGCCAGGAGAGCTCCGAGCCGACCACCGAAAGCGCACCCCGGACCCCCGGCAAGGCCGCCGAGGAAGCCGCCCTGCGCCAGCTTCTCGTCGAGGGCGCCGAGGCCCCGGCTCTCGCCACCCTGCCACCGGTCGAAGTCTTTCTCGATGGTGAATGCAGGAATATTTTCGGGGCTTACCGCACTCTATATGGAGAACAGGGCCAGGCACCCTCCGCCAAGGAGGTCCTGGCGACGTTCGTACAGGGGGCGAGCGAAGTTGACCGCGTTGCCTCGATTTTGCTACAAACGTCATTTGGCCCAGAGGGTTTGGTGCAAGCCGATTCTCTGGCTCTCTTGATGAAGCGTTGGAGGCAGCAACGCCTGAAGCAGCTCATTCGCGAGATTCAAGACGCCCAAAAGGCTGGAGATGCGGAGCGGCAGCAGCGGCTCTTGCAAGAAAAGTCCGAGCTGACCCGCCTCCTTCATGGAGGCTCGCCATGA
- a CDS encoding Smr/MutS family protein, with protein MAQRQPSAPEAPAASSSPVASPATSAAVELPALLRLIAALAATDLGRARTLVATPSADEETVEARRQAYRDAARLIAERRLVPLLDHDLEPLLDSLRSDVPPFGGEELIALADLLRASGEAITRIRTADPALPVLGERVAELTDLSALSREILLRLDRKGAVREDASPALGKLRRQIRGVRDQIYNELGDYVGAHGEHLGEQTIPMRAGRMVVMLQAGARGRLDGLVHGRSGSGRSFYFEPLEVVEANNSLQQAISDEEAEKARILRELLEEARRQLPEIERQAELLGELDGLQAAYRFAELADARLVNVAERHDLELVAARHPLLDPRLADLRQRALGRSGHDGEVVPLDLDFSSQRRALVLTGPNAGGKTVALKTLGLLCLAHQCGLPVPAASGSRLPILTRVVATVGDEQDLMSDRSTFSGRLMRLEEAWRAASPNSLMLLDELGSGTDPAEGSALSAALLEGLVEAGSLALITTHLALVAAEALDLEGAGCAAMEFDGSTGQPTFRLVHGPPGGSEALALARRLGLPETWLDRAEARLGPEHRDLRRLIAEMERLRQEAAAARDEAVREAADASLLRQRLADEQDALKADRKRLAKGLRAELEAFRVETTAKLKAETDKIRRELESGRRKSLEARATARLFEDAPKIEVPRDLDDAPPELGDEVQHRTFGWRGRLEKVDRGRAEILVRGKRVRCRLDELDRIAGSQRKRPPKAAVAQPEAGDIAGEIKLLGKRVEPALVELDAYLDRVLLSGRDQVRIVHGHGTGRLRDAVRHHLRTHPAIADQRPGRASEGGEGATVATLRGA; from the coding sequence ATGGCGCAACGCCAGCCATCAGCGCCCGAGGCGCCGGCAGCGAGCTCTTCGCCGGTCGCCTCGCCGGCGACCAGCGCGGCCGTCGAGCTGCCGGCCCTGCTGCGTCTGATCGCCGCCCTGGCCGCCACCGATCTGGGGCGGGCGCGCACCCTGGTCGCGACCCCGTCCGCCGACGAGGAGACTGTCGAAGCGCGCCGCCAGGCCTATCGCGACGCCGCCAGGCTAATCGCCGAGCGCAGGCTCGTGCCGCTCCTCGACCACGACCTCGAACCGCTCCTCGACAGCCTGCGCTCCGACGTGCCGCCCTTCGGCGGCGAGGAGCTGATCGCCCTCGCCGACCTGCTGCGAGCCAGCGGCGAAGCGATCACCCGCATTCGCACCGCCGACCCCGCCCTGCCGGTCCTCGGCGAGCGCGTCGCCGAGCTCACCGACCTGTCGGCCCTGAGCCGGGAGATCCTGCTGCGACTCGATCGCAAGGGCGCGGTACGGGAAGACGCCAGCCCCGCCCTCGGCAAGCTCCGCCGTCAGATCCGGGGGGTGCGAGACCAGATCTACAACGAGCTCGGCGACTACGTCGGCGCCCACGGCGAGCACCTCGGCGAGCAGACCATCCCGATGCGCGCCGGACGCATGGTGGTGATGCTCCAGGCCGGTGCTCGCGGACGCCTCGACGGCCTGGTCCACGGCCGCTCCGGCAGCGGCCGCAGCTTCTACTTCGAGCCCCTCGAGGTGGTCGAAGCCAACAACTCCCTGCAGCAGGCCATCTCCGATGAAGAAGCGGAGAAGGCTCGCATTCTCCGCGAGCTACTGGAGGAGGCCAGACGACAGCTACCGGAGATCGAGCGCCAAGCCGAGCTCCTCGGCGAGCTCGACGGCCTGCAGGCGGCCTACCGCTTCGCCGAGCTCGCCGACGCCCGCCTGGTGAACGTCGCCGAGCGGCACGACCTCGAGCTGGTGGCGGCGCGGCACCCGCTCCTCGACCCGCGCCTCGCCGACCTGCGACAGCGCGCCCTCGGCCGCAGCGGTCACGACGGCGAGGTCGTACCGCTCGATCTCGATTTCTCGTCGCAACGGCGCGCCCTGGTGCTCACCGGGCCGAACGCCGGCGGCAAGACCGTCGCCCTCAAGACCCTCGGCCTGCTCTGCCTCGCCCACCAGTGCGGCTTGCCGGTGCCGGCGGCGAGTGGCAGCCGCTTGCCGATCCTCACCCGGGTGGTCGCCACGGTCGGCGATGAGCAAGACCTGATGAGCGACCGGTCGACCTTCAGCGGCCGCCTGATGCGCCTCGAAGAGGCCTGGCGGGCGGCCTCACCGAACAGCTTGATGCTGCTCGACGAGCTCGGCTCGGGCACCGATCCGGCCGAGGGCTCGGCCCTGTCGGCGGCGCTTCTCGAAGGCCTGGTCGAGGCCGGCAGCCTGGCCCTGATCACCACCCATCTGGCGCTGGTGGCGGCCGAAGCCCTCGACCTCGAAGGCGCCGGTTGTGCCGCCATGGAGTTCGACGGCAGCACCGGCCAGCCGACCTTTCGCCTGGTTCACGGCCCCCCCGGCGGCAGCGAGGCGCTCGCCCTCGCCCGTCGCCTGGGCCTGCCGGAGACCTGGCTCGATCGCGCCGAAGCCCGCCTCGGACCAGAGCACCGTGACCTGCGCCGGCTGATCGCCGAAATGGAACGCCTGCGCCAGGAGGCCGCCGCGGCGCGCGACGAGGCGGTTCGCGAAGCGGCCGATGCGTCCCTCCTGCGCCAGCGCCTGGCGGACGAGCAGGACGCTCTCAAGGCGGATCGCAAACGCCTCGCCAAAGGCCTGCGCGCCGAGCTCGAGGCCTTCCGAGTCGAAACCACCGCCAAGCTCAAGGCCGAGACCGACAAGATTCGCCGCGAGCTCGAGTCGGGCCGGCGCAAGAGTCTCGAAGCCCGGGCCACGGCGCGCCTGTTCGAGGACGCTCCGAAGATCGAAGTACCTCGCGACCTCGACGACGCCCCGCCGGAGCTCGGCGACGAGGTCCAGCACCGCACCTTCGGCTGGCGAGGAAGGCTCGAGAAGGTCGACCGCGGCCGCGCCGAGATCCTGGTGCGCGGCAAGCGCGTGCGTTGCCGCCTCGACGAGCTCGACCGGATCGCCGGCAGCCAGCGCAAACGCCCCCCGAAGGCGGCCGTCGCCCAACCCGAGGCCGGTGACATCGCCGGCGAGATCAAGCTCCTCGGGAAACGCGTCGAGCCGGCCCTGGTCGAGCTCGACGCCTACCTCGACCGCGTGCTCCTCAGCGGCCGCGACCAGGTGCGCATCGTTCACGGCCACGGCACCGGCCGCCTACGGGACGCCGTACGCCACCACCTGCGAACCCACCCGGCGATCGCCGATCAGCGCCCGGGCCGCGCCTCGGAGGGCGGCGAAGGTGCCACCGTCGCCACCCTGCGCGGCGCCTGA
- the rpsU gene encoding 30S ribosomal protein S21, with translation MPVVQVREDENFENALRRFKRKVEKSGILTELRKRQHFEKPSVKRKRKVVQARKKAMRKLAEERRQGLA, from the coding sequence ATGCCGGTTGTTCAAGTACGCGAGGACGAAAACTTCGAGAATGCGCTCCGCCGCTTCAAGAGGAAGGTCGAGAAGTCGGGAATCCTGACCGAGCTTCGCAAGCGCCAGCATTTCGAGAAGCCCTCGGTGAAGCGCAAGCGCAAGGTCGTGCAGGCTCGCAAGAAGGCGATGCGCAAGCTCGCCGAGGAGCGCCGCCAGGGTCTGGCCTAA
- a CDS encoding transglycosylase SLT domain-containing protein, protein MRRLLLFTPLILAASILSGTSQHLPARDPDPLPLPALAPRLADLLPEDRVAAAAMALRSRDCAAAIGQWNQAAEESPLEVAARRLVEGLQAHACEDVDTARQALTAAWSESPLEDWRLWILADSTVATGDGEAAAATLARLLTDFPRSPLVPRALGRAAALAAEGDDLRRLGELADLGRRRGLEGEHRTALESLVWERIEERSAAGRYLLVREPLVAQELGVAESLRREDGEVQWGLLLSADDLRRRAERLIDLEMASAALSTLEQVADSERDLLWSLTRARALTAARRGVDALAHLEGKASRDASLAAELDWERAMAAFDAATARRGRVNLPSARRGELRELGRSFLRRAAEHPEQSQRALRRLFRELSDPEDFEPALEVLTRLRALDAADSTGARFLWELGWSEFQQRNYSGAVGYWAELGVLYPESRFHRYGRYWTGRAFEGLGQRDRARQIFTEVAATDTTDFYRKFALARLGEGQSEPDPLPPQQAVAPWPRPAGLARAQWLTDLGLDDLAQAELSGVSRDIPEASRKALEAMVLARQGERVESIRRIREAFPALGSPRQAGVPEEALAIYYPVDYEDIIRQHAAAQSLPVHLVLGMIRQESAFALDARSWAGAHGLMQLMPATSREVAGKLGLRWSRSKLIEPAFNVRLGTTYFRQVLEMFDGNVELALAGYNGGPYRIKRLWNRARTSEVDSFLEGLQIDESRIYVKRILLLSDSYQRRLL, encoded by the coding sequence TTGCGACGGCTTCTCCTCTTTACCCCTCTGATCCTCGCAGCGTCGATCCTGTCGGGGACGTCGCAGCACCTGCCGGCGCGCGATCCTGATCCTCTGCCCCTCCCGGCGCTGGCGCCCCGCCTTGCGGACCTGTTGCCGGAAGATCGCGTCGCCGCCGCGGCGATGGCGCTGCGCAGCCGCGATTGCGCTGCCGCCATCGGCCAGTGGAACCAGGCTGCCGAGGAATCTCCTCTCGAGGTCGCGGCGAGGCGATTGGTCGAGGGCCTCCAGGCCCATGCCTGCGAAGACGTCGACACCGCCCGGCAGGCCCTGACCGCCGCCTGGAGCGAGAGTCCGCTCGAAGACTGGAGACTTTGGATTCTGGCCGACAGCACCGTCGCCACCGGCGATGGCGAAGCAGCGGCGGCCACTTTGGCCCGCCTGTTGACCGACTTCCCGCGCTCTCCCCTGGTGCCGCGCGCCCTCGGCCGAGCCGCCGCCTTGGCGGCCGAGGGCGACGACCTGCGCCGCCTCGGCGAGCTCGCCGACCTTGGCCGCCGCCGCGGCCTGGAGGGGGAACACCGTACGGCCCTCGAGTCGTTGGTCTGGGAGCGGATCGAGGAACGCTCGGCGGCGGGCCGCTATCTACTGGTCCGGGAGCCGCTGGTGGCTCAAGAGCTGGGTGTCGCGGAGAGCCTGCGCCGAGAGGACGGCGAGGTCCAGTGGGGTCTTCTGCTGTCGGCCGACGATCTGCGCCGGCGCGCCGAGCGTCTGATCGATCTCGAGATGGCGTCGGCCGCCCTCTCGACCCTCGAGCAGGTGGCCGATTCGGAGCGCGACCTGCTGTGGTCCCTGACCCGGGCGCGGGCTTTGACCGCGGCGCGCCGCGGCGTCGACGCTCTGGCCCATCTCGAGGGCAAGGCGAGTCGCGATGCTTCGCTGGCGGCGGAGCTCGACTGGGAGCGCGCCATGGCGGCCTTCGACGCCGCCACCGCCCGCCGCGGCCGGGTCAACCTGCCGTCGGCTCGTCGCGGCGAGCTGCGCGAGCTGGGACGCAGCTTTCTGCGCCGCGCCGCGGAGCACCCGGAACAGTCGCAGCGGGCTCTGCGCCGACTCTTCCGCGAGCTCTCCGATCCCGAGGACTTCGAGCCCGCGCTCGAGGTGTTGACCCGCCTGCGGGCTCTCGATGCTGCCGACTCCACCGGCGCTCGCTTCCTGTGGGAATTGGGGTGGAGCGAGTTCCAACAGCGCAACTACTCGGGGGCGGTGGGCTACTGGGCCGAGCTCGGAGTGCTGTATCCCGAGAGCCGGTTCCACCGCTACGGGCGCTACTGGACCGGTCGCGCCTTCGAGGGCTTGGGCCAGAGAGATCGCGCCCGCCAGATCTTCACCGAGGTGGCGGCCACCGACACCACCGACTTCTATCGCAAGTTCGCCCTCGCCCGGCTCGGCGAGGGGCAGAGTGAGCCGGACCCGCTGCCGCCCCAACAGGCGGTTGCACCGTGGCCGCGGCCGGCCGGTCTCGCCCGCGCCCAGTGGTTGACCGACCTGGGCCTCGACGATCTCGCCCAGGCCGAGCTCTCCGGGGTCTCGCGGGACATCCCGGAAGCGTCGCGCAAGGCCCTCGAGGCCATGGTGCTGGCCCGGCAGGGCGAGCGCGTCGAGAGCATTCGCCGAATTCGCGAAGCTTTCCCGGCCTTGGGAAGCCCACGCCAGGCGGGAGTTCCGGAAGAGGCGTTGGCGATCTACTACCCGGTGGATTACGAAGACATCATCCGACAGCACGCGGCGGCCCAGAGTCTGCCGGTGCACCTGGTCCTCGGGATGATTCGCCAGGAAAGCGCCTTCGCCCTCGATGCTCGCAGTTGGGCCGGGGCCCACGGACTGATGCAGCTGATGCCCGCCACCAGTCGCGAGGTGGCCGGTAAGCTGGGCCTGCGGTGGTCGCGCTCGAAGCTCATCGAACCGGCCTTCAATGTGCGCCTCGGCACCACCTACTTCCGTCAGGTGCTGGAGATGTTCGACGGCAACGTCGAGCTCGCCCTGGCCGGCTACAACGGCGGACCTTACCGCATCAAGCGGTTGTGGAATCGCGCTCGCACCTCGGAAGTGGACAGCTTCCTGGAGGGGCTCCAGATCGACGAATCGCGCATCTACGTCAAGCGCATCCTGCTGCTTTCGGACAGCTACCAGCGGCGGCTGCTGTGA
- a CDS encoding YggS family pyridoxal phosphate-dependent enzyme: MVAARLADLRRRMAAACERVGRDPAEVVLVGASKRQPLERLRQARDAGLEVFGENQVPEAEAHRRELEAAGEQPAIAWHLIGPLQSNKAKRAAALFDVFHAIDRPKIARVLDRHLGDLGRRAPAFLEINLGDEPSKHGFSPRQLAATVRPLAELEHLRLAGLMAIPPRSATAEDSRPWFRRLADLRRELGEQPEWADRLTALSMGMSRDFEIAIEEGATHIRLGTVLFGSRTS, from the coding sequence ATGGTTGCAGCACGACTCGCTGACCTGCGGCGTCGGATGGCGGCGGCCTGCGAGCGAGTCGGACGCGATCCCGCGGAGGTGGTGCTGGTGGGGGCGTCCAAGCGTCAGCCTCTCGAGCGTCTGCGGCAGGCCCGCGACGCCGGCCTCGAAGTCTTCGGTGAAAATCAGGTGCCCGAGGCGGAAGCCCATCGGCGAGAGCTCGAGGCGGCCGGAGAGCAGCCGGCGATCGCCTGGCATTTGATCGGTCCTCTGCAGTCCAACAAGGCGAAGCGGGCGGCGGCTTTGTTCGACGTCTTCCATGCCATCGATCGACCCAAGATCGCCCGCGTCCTCGATCGCCATCTCGGCGACCTCGGGCGCCGGGCACCGGCTTTTCTCGAGATCAATCTCGGCGACGAGCCGTCCAAACACGGCTTCTCGCCGCGTCAGCTTGCGGCCACCGTGCGGCCCCTCGCCGAGCTCGAGCACTTGCGCCTCGCCGGCCTGATGGCGATTCCTCCCCGCAGCGCCACGGCGGAGGATTCGAGACCCTGGTTCCGACGCCTCGCCGATCTGCGTCGTGAGCTCGGCGAGCAGCCCGAGTGGGCCGACCGCTTGACCGCCCTGTCGATGGGGATGAGCCGCGACTTCGAGATCGCCATCGAGGAGGGGGCGACCCACATTCGCCTGGGAACGGTTCTGTTCGGTTCCCGCACGAGCTGA